TGTTTGGTTATCTTACCGGATTGTACAAGTATTTTTACTAATTTTTCAGGTGGAGGACTTAAGAACTGTACGGCAACTTCCGGACGTGACAGCTTGGCAATTATTTTATTAGGTACTGTTATGCTCCCATCTTCATTTTGTCTGGTACCTTTTACACGATAGTAGACAAGATGTTCGGTAACTTGAAGGTAAGCGGCCGCCTCAATTATAGTAATGCCATGCTTAAGATAGAGATCAACCGTCTGCTCCTCAAGCCTGGGGCTTACAAGATTACATAAAAGGTTCATGCCAAAAGGTTCACCATTCGGCAGGTTTTCTTTTATCGCCAAGATAGCAGTTTGTATCTGGTCTAACTGGCATCCCCCGGTGCCGTAAAATCCCAGGATCCCAGCTTTTGCGGCTGCTGTAATCATTTCTACCGAAGAGATGCCCCGCACCATTCCGCCTACCACATAGGCAAATTTCAGGTTGTGCTCTTTTATGAACCTTTGACTACCCAAGCCCTCCGGAGATAACAATGTTAGTTGTTTTGCAAGCCCTTTGAGCTTATCATTCTGGAGAGTGATCATTTCAGCAATATTCATGATTTTTATTATTTAATCTGTGCTATCAGTCTGGATAATACATTACCAGGGCCTGTTTCTTCAAACTCCGGTGCAGTCTGCTGCTTTAGATATTGAATAGATTCTACCCAACGTACCGGGTTGCTGATTTGCTGAATCATGTTATTCATTATTTCATCGTTTTGGTAAGGTTTAGCAGTGTAGTTGGCAATGACTGGAATTTCCAATGGTTTAAATTCAATTTGTCTCAGGAAATCGGCAAACTCATTTTGTGCTGCTTGCATGTAACGTGAATGAAAAGCCCCACTCACTTTTAATGGAATAAACATTCTAGCTCCTGCATTTTCAAAAACAGTCTTAACACTATCAATATCCTCTTTAAGCCCTGATATAACAGTCTGTGTTGGAGAGTTATAATTAGCAACATCAATTTCGTCAAATCCTGAACCTTCTAAAACCTGCTTAATTCTATCCGATTCCATACCTATAACGGCAGCCATCCCTCCTCCACTCGCTTTTACCATAATTTGCCCTCTTCTTTGTACTATTTTTAAACCTGTAACAAAGTCAAATACTCCAGCAGCAAAAAGGGCATCATACTCACCAAGGCTATGCCCGGCAGCAAAATCAGGACGTAAACTGGCTTGCTCCGTTTTACTCAAATATGTAAGTGCATTTACAATATACAAAGCCGGTTGTGTATAATCTGTTTGGCCCATTTTTTTTTCAGGGTCCTCAAGGCAAAGATCCTTTATTGAGTACCCCAACACATCATCGGCCTGTTTCACTAATTCAGGAAATTGATCAAACAAATCGCCTCCCATACCAACAGACTGAGACCCTTGACCAGGAAAGACATATATCTTCGTCATACTCCACCCCCCCCTACTAAATGTTCAAATTAGCCACCACTCCAGCTTATCTATTTATTCAAGCAGAAGACCCCAAATTCAGATGCTTAAGTAGCCGTATATTATACGCTAAATTACACAATATAGTAAAATAGATTATATTAATACAGATAGAAAGTCAGAAATTTATAATCTCTCAGATTTTCTGTATAACTTTACACTGAATTTTTTTTGAAGAGGTGGCGGATTCAACCTCATTTTTGTAGACCACTCTTATTAAGTAATATCCATCACAAGGAACAGTTTGACTCAGATAACCTGTTTGATCAATCCTAATCCAAAATACCGGAAAACTGCATGTATTATAATAAGCGAGGTAGATATATGCTCTATCTAATACATCTGCCTCAAAATCTACATGGAGAGAGTTCCCTTTTGTCAGACAACCGTATTCAAATAACGTCTCAGGGTTTCCAACTGGTAAAAATTCGCTCGTAACAAGAGAGGCCGAAAAAAACTTGTTCCATCTTAGCATGTGGAACATGTAATAGTGCAGACAGTAATAAAAAAAACCACGTTTGTTTTCTATTTGTTTTAAATATGTCTGGTACTCTTGCATTTCATTATTCATTGAACGGCAAGAAACTCTTTCAATATTGTCCACTCTGACCGCTGGAAATTTTACATCATGACTGCAATTATAATAACGTAAACCAATACTATACAGGCCCTCTTCCAGATTTACCTTCTGCCATTCTGTTCCTTCTGCCGTATTCATAGAACCGACATAAGCAACAGTCTGATGGCATTCATTGTAAATAACTAACGTCCACTGTTTTGCCGACCGATTGGCAGCTTCTATTTGTATATCAATACTTGACTCAACCTTTAACGACCCGCCTAAAACACCGATAACGGCACTACAGTTCCATCGTGGTCCGGTAACCATGATGTATACCAGACCCATAGGTTGTTTCAATGCTTCGGACAATCCCAACCAATGTACAGGTTCACCTAAGCTGGACCGACGTCTGACCTCTTTTCTTACAACTTTCTGTAAGCAGAATCTGACAATCCGATAGAAAAAAAATGATAAAACAGACAACGGTAATCGCCATACGAGACAAATACTTTCCAAATCTTGCTCCTACCAAACGTAAATATTTCCTATGTATCAAATCAGGCCTTCAACGACTTTTTTGCTAATATGCAACCCTATAGTTTCAAAAACTTTAAAATTCCTAAACATGTACTCAACCAGGTAATTCATGTGGCTACGATGACCACTTATCAAGGATTATGCTTTTTGTGACTATCGAAACTATCTTTAATTATCAGCTTTGTCATCTGCATCCATTCGCTGACTAATTTTTTTATTGTAATGTGCCGATATTTATTCCTGGAATATCTAGCAATCAATACAAGATGATCTTTTCTCATTCTTACTATCAAATCCAATAAATAAAGACGATCATGGCCAGGTGATTCAAAAATATGGGTTTCAACATTTTTAATATTCGAAGTATTGATCTCAGGCTGATAATTCAAGCGAACAGGCCCAATCTCATGAGCATAAGGCAGCAATCCCTGGTTCGAAAGGATTTCATAGGTCACACCTCCCATCGGTATTTGCCGATATTTTTCCTTAAAATCCTGAATAAGCCCCCTAACCGATGTTTCTTGTTCAAACGCTAAAGAGATAGGAACATCTCCGGCAAACCATCCCATAGCATTATGATATTGTCCATTCAAGCCTGTGTCTCTGCGGTGGAGACGATGAGTAATTACGAGCTTTTTCTGTTTCGACCACTTAGACAGACAGTGATATAGCCCCACAGACAGATAATCAAAAAAACTACTTTTTTGCCTTGAATCCTCGACACCTAATTCAGCAAATGAATATCTGGCGCTATATTCTTTCTCTGAAGCAATATTATTAGGCCCATTGTTAAAATCAACGGGGAATTTCCTCTGTATACCTTCTATTCGTTTACTCCAAAACTTTTCATGGTCTACAATTACTCCATTTCTCTCTAACTGGAATAGTTCATCAACATATTTTGCATATTGACGATCTATCTCTCCAATATTCATTTCAGGATTTTGATAGAATTCAAATAACTCTTTACGCACTAACTCAATGGACGCACCATCGGCTATTAGATGATGTATGACAAAAATAACCTGATATTGCCCCTCCCCCAATGCAGCAACTCCACACGATAATAAAGGCGCAGTATGGATCTTTAACATTCTATTCAATTTCCGTTCAATATCTTTGAACCGTTTCCGCTTCGCATTATCATCAAGGTTTGATACGTCTTCGTAAATAACAGAAGGTTCCGTGTTTTCCTGTTCATACTGTGTCCATTTTCCCTTCTCCAATAAGAAAGTATTTCGTAAGACTGCATGTTTGTTAACAACCCTCTGAAGGCTGTCTTTAAATCGCCCAATTTCAAACCCTTCATTAAAATGTGTTTTATAGCTTTGTACGATATACCAGACCGGGTCTGGACCAAAACGGTCCAGAAATGATGTCTGCGATGGGGAAAGTCTTATACCTTTTGAAGTATTAATTTTATAATTTAATTCTTCAGCTAGCCGAATTGTTTGAGGACTAAGCTGGTTTGATTTATCTAAATGTTTCTCCCAAATATTTGCAAATTTTGACTCAATCTTACGGTGCTTTGTAAAATTAGGGTCTCCTATTTGAATTGAAACTCCGTGAATGCCTTTTGTCATCTTATTCCCATCATATGGAGACAACATCGACTTTTCAAATTCTATATTCAAATAAGAACACAAGGATTTCATGGTCTTTTCAGGATTTCTGACAAGATCTTCATAACGTATTTCTGCCCATCTGTTTTGAGGTTTTGTTGATAGAAAAGACCGTATATTTGCATTCATCTCTCTCCACATCTTTTCCGAGAACAACCAGGGATCCTCTTTAATACCTAACATTTTATCAAACCGATTACGCACAAACGATTCCATAACCGCAAGAGGATGACGTACCAGATAGATGTAAAAAGGATTTTGACTAATCTCTTCTGCTCTTTCCAGTATTGACTTATCCATTGCATAAGAAGGAGATTTGTCCACAACATAACGGTCACCTGCAAGTTTTTGCAGGTATTGGTAACTTTCTGAAATAGTCAGGTTTTTCGTTTCTAACTCCTGCATTCTCTCCTTTGCCTTTTCTAAAGACAACCCTTCTAAATCCTTAATCGCCTCAATGAACCCTTCTCTGAAATATATTTGATTGCTTTTAGTCAGCAAACCTTTCCTTTTTTCCAATGTATCAAATGGCAAGAGATACAATTCCGGAGGAGCAAATAGTTTTGAATGCCCCATCATCATTACCCGTAGTAAGGTAGATCCGGATCTAGGAGTACTTAATATGTATATGAGAGGTTTTTCACGCTTTGCCCCATTGTCATTTGCTTTTTCCTGAATAGTTACAGGTTGTAATTGTGT
The DNA window shown above is from Candidatus Scalindua japonica and carries:
- a CDS encoding DUF6208 family protein, with translation MESICLVWRLPLSVLSFFFYRIVRFCLQKVVRKEVRRRSSLGEPVHWLGLSEALKQPMGLVYIMVTGPRWNCSAVIGVLGGSLKVESSIDIQIEAANRSAKQWTLVIYNECHQTVAYVGSMNTAEGTEWQKVNLEEGLYSIGLRYYNCSHDVKFPAVRVDNIERVSCRSMNNEMQEYQTYLKQIENKRGFFYYCLHYYMFHMLRWNKFFSASLVTSEFLPVGNPETLFEYGCLTKGNSLHVDFEADVLDRAYIYLAYYNTCSFPVFWIRIDQTGYLSQTVPCDGYYLIRVVYKNEVESATSSKKIQCKVIQKI